From the genome of Amycolatopsis camponoti:
GTAGAGCAGTCCCCGCAGGGACGACAGGTCCGCCGAGCGCACGGCGGGGTGGCCCGCCAGCTCGTAGAGGAGCGGCACGCCGATGAACGTGTCCGTGATCCGGTACTTTTCGATGTCCCGCAGGAACGGTTCCGGCTCGAACCGTTCGCGCAGCAGCACGCTGCCGCCGGAGGCGATCGCCACGTCGGCCAGGACGCCGCCGGTGTGGCTGGCCGCGCTCACCACGAGGAAGTGCTTCGGTTCGTCCGCGCCGGCGAGCACGAGGTCGTTCCACGCGGCGAAGGGCTTGTACACGCCTTTGGGGCGGCCCGTGCTGCCGCTGGTGTAGATCACCGTGGAGCAGTCGGGAGCCTGGGGCTCGAACTCCATCCGGTAGCGGCCGAGCGGCCGGCCGTCCACCGTCACCGTGTCGCGGATCGGCCGGCCCACCCCGCACAGGTGCGGCTGTTCCGGCAGCAGCGCGGCGATCTTCCCGACCCGCTCGGCGTTCGCGTCGTCGAACACCACGAACGACGCGCCGGTCTCCCGGATCATCCGGGCCCGGGTCGCGACCGGGAGCTCGTGCGTCACCGTCCCGTGGTTGGCGCCGCTGATGTGCACGACGACGGCGCCGAGCAGGTGCGTGGCGTACCGCGCCACCAGCATCCACGGGCTGTTCACCGCGGTCAGGATCGCGACCGTGTCCCCGGGACCGGCGCCGGCTTCGTGCAGCGCCGACGCGACCCGCAGGACCGCGAAGCGCAGTTCGGCGGCGGTGAACGTCTCGTCGCGCCAGCGGAGGACCGGCCGGTAGCCGTCCCCGGCCAGTTCTCCCAGGATGCGCGCGACGTAGTGCCCGGGGGCCGCCGGCTCAGTGGCTGACATGGCTGTCCCACTTCCCGTTGGAGGTCTGGAGCTGCTGCCGGTCGAGGCCCCGGGGCGGGCGCGACCAGCCCGCAACGTAGGTGCCCTGGCCGGTGATCGCCCTCGCCCGGTCGTCGACCAGGAACTCCGCCACGTGCGCGACGCCCGCCGAGTAGGGTTCGGCGCTGTCGCCGGCCGGGCTCAGGCGCGGTCGGGGGTTCGTGGCGCATGCCTGCGGCGCGATGTAGTTCGCGGTGATGCCGAACGCCGCCAGCTCGACCGCGAGGGTCCGGGTGAACCCGATCAGGCCGGACAGCACGGTCTGCGCGTCGCGCCACTCGCCGTCCCCGGTGCCCGTGGCCAGGCCGACGTTGATGATCCGGCCCCACTTCCGGCGGGCCATGTGCGCCGTGGTGGCCCGGCAGCAGACGAACAGCGAACGCAGCCGGCGCCGGACCGTGCCGATGTGGTGCTCGAGCGACGGCGACAGCTCGGCCGGTACGCCGAGCGGGACGCCGGTGACGAGGACGGCCGGGCTGCCGAGTTCGGACCCGGCTGCGCGTACCGCGCTCTCGAACGAAGTGCTGTCGGCGCAATCGGCTTCGAGGGCGACGCACTGCCGGCCGGCCTGCGCGATCTGCCGGGCCGTCTCTTCGAATCCGGTGAGGTCGGTGTCGATCAGCGCGACGTCGAATCCGCCGCGGGCGAGCCGGACCGCGGCCGCCGGGCCGACGTCGTCGTTCGCGCCCGCGATGACGGCGACGCGGGTCACCGGGCTTCCGGCTGCTGCAAGGTGCGTCGCATGGCGATTCTTTCTGGTCGTTCGAATGCCGAACCGTGCTTTCCGGCCAAGGCTAAGCAATGCACGGCGAATCGGGCCATGCGGTTCCGGTGGAAAGAAGAAATTCCGCCACCGGCAGTTTCCCGGCAGATGCCCCGATTCACTGGCCGGGAAAGTCCGGCGGTCCGCATCCTGGGGAAAGTGGTGTTCGAAAACCGGCTGCGCCGAACAGAGGAGTCCACCGTTGCGAGTACTGTTCACCACCCTGTCCGGCGTCGGCCACCTGTTCCCGATGGTGCCGCTCGCGCAGGCGTTGCGGGACGCGGGCCACACCGTGCTCGTCGCCGGTGACGACGAGTTCGCCCCGGCGGTGCGGGCAGCAGGCCTGCCGGCCACCGCCGTGCTGCCCCCGAGTGACCTGTCCACGCTGCTGAAACCGCCGACAGGTGTCACCTTCGGCCGGTTCGACCCGCGACGGGCGGCCGAAGGCAGCGGACGGCGGTGCGGGGAGGCGGCCGTGCGGGCGCTGCCGGCGGTCCGGCGGCTGGTGGCGGAGTGGCGTCCGGATCTGGTCGTTTCCGAGCCCATGGAGCTGGCCGGCCCGGCCGCCGCGACCGAGGCCGGCGTGCCCTGGGTGCGGCACCACTGGGGGCTGTTCCCGCCGGAAGGCATCCTGGCCGCCGCGACCGCGTCGATGGCGGCCGCCGGGCTGCCACCGCTGGCCGAGCCCGTGCGGACGCTCGACATCTGCCCGGCCGGCCTGCAGTTCCCGGCGGAGGTGCCGGTGACCCCGATGCGGTACGTCCCGTACCACCGGCCGGCCGACGTTCCCGCCTGGTTGACCGGCGGCGCGCCGGCCCGGCCGCGGGTGTGCCTGACCATGGGCACCATGCTGCCCCGGCGCGACCCGGAGGTCGCCCCGCTCTGGCGGCGGCTGCTGGACGAATTCCTCGGGCACGGCCACGAAGTGGTCATCGCCATCGACCCGAAGGACCGGTCGGTGCTGGGCGAGCTGCCCGACGGCGTGCGAGCGGACTGGGTACCGCTGGCGGTCCTCCTGCCGACGTGCACGGCGGTCGTGCACCACGGCGGGATGGGCAGCTCGTTGACGGCCGCGACGTGCGGCGTGCCCCAGCTGATCGTCCCGCACTTCGGCGACCAGTTCCGCAACGCGGGGCGGATCACCGAGGTCGGCGCGGCCCTCACCCTGCCCCGGGCCACGGAGGACCCGGCGGAGATCGCCGCGGCCGCCGCCGGAGTCACCGCCGCGGAGACGCTCAGGGAGGTTTCGCGGCGGCTGGCGGCGGAAAACGCGCTCCGGCCCAGCCCGGCCGAGGTGGCCGCGCAGCTGGCCGAACCCGCGACGACGCCGACGGCGTGAACCGAGCCGCCGGGCGGTGGAGGAATCCCGCACCGCCCGGCA
Proteins encoded in this window:
- a CDS encoding SDR family NAD(P)-dependent oxidoreductase, whose protein sequence is MTRVAVIAGANDDVGPAAAVRLARGGFDVALIDTDLTGFEETARQIAQAGRQCVALEADCADSTSFESAVRAAGSELGSPAVLVTGVPLGVPAELSPSLEHHIGTVRRRLRSLFVCCRATTAHMARRKWGRIINVGLATGTGDGEWRDAQTVLSGLIGFTRTLAVELAAFGITANYIAPQACATNPRPRLSPAGDSAEPYSAGVAHVAEFLVDDRARAITGQGTYVAGWSRPPRGLDRQQLQTSNGKWDSHVSH
- a CDS encoding nucleotide disphospho-sugar-binding domain-containing protein, coding for MRVLFTTLSGVGHLFPMVPLAQALRDAGHTVLVAGDDEFAPAVRAAGLPATAVLPPSDLSTLLKPPTGVTFGRFDPRRAAEGSGRRCGEAAVRALPAVRRLVAEWRPDLVVSEPMELAGPAAATEAGVPWVRHHWGLFPPEGILAAATASMAAAGLPPLAEPVRTLDICPAGLQFPAEVPVTPMRYVPYHRPADVPAWLTGGAPARPRVCLTMGTMLPRRDPEVAPLWRRLLDEFLGHGHEVVIAIDPKDRSVLGELPDGVRADWVPLAVLLPTCTAVVHHGGMGSSLTAATCGVPQLIVPHFGDQFRNAGRITEVGAALTLPRATEDPAEIAAAAAGVTAAETLREVSRRLAAENALRPSPAEVAAQLAEPATTPTA